A genomic window from Vitis riparia cultivar Riparia Gloire de Montpellier isolate 1030 chromosome 18, EGFV_Vit.rip_1.0, whole genome shotgun sequence includes:
- the LOC117907073 gene encoding rac-like GTP-binding protein 5 has translation MSASRFIKCVTVGDGAVGKTCMLISYTSNTFPTDYVPTVFDNFSANVVVDGSTVNLGLWDTAGQEDYNRLRPLSYRGADVFILAFSLISKASYENVAKKWIPELRHYAPGVPIILVGTKLDLRDDKQFFVDHPGAVPITTAQGEELKKVIGAPAYIECSSKTQQNVKAVFDAAIKVVLQPPKQKKKKKKAQKTCSIL, from the exons ATGAGCGCCTCTAGGTTTATAAAGTGCGTTACGGTCGGTGATGGTGCTGTCGGCAAAACCTGCATGCTGATTTCCTACACCAGCAACACTTTCCCTACG GATTATGTGCCAACTGTTTTTGACAATTTCAGTGCAAATGTGGTTGTTGATGGGAGCACTGTCAATTTAGGGTTGTGGGATACTGCTG GCCAGGAGGATTACAATAGATTAAGACCCTTGAGCTATCGAGGGGCAGACGTTTTTATTCTTGCATTCTCTCTCATTAGCAAGGCCAGCTATGAAAATGTTGCCAAAAAG TGGATTCCTGAACTGAGGCATTATGCACCTGGTGTTCCAATAATTCTTGTTGGAACCAAGCTTG ATCTTCGGGATGATAAGCAATTCTTTGTAGACCACCCTGGTGCAGTGCCTATTACTACAGCTCAG GGAGAAGAACTGAAGAAAGTGATTGGTGCACCTGCCTATATTGAATGTAGCTCAAAAACACAGCAG AACGTGAAGGCTGTTTTTGATGCAGCTATCAAGGTGGTGCTCCAGCCACCtaagcagaagaagaagaagaagaaggcacAAAAGACCTGCTCTATATTGTGA